In Staphylococcus sp. IVB6181, one genomic interval encodes:
- a CDS encoding DUF536 domain-containing protein: MKSVKELSEKLEVSKQTVFNNIKRLNIETIKKDNTSFIKNDVDVEKIIQRVTKNKKKYGFESTNTNSEKVKTSNQKNESKHNVQIIELLEKQIDTLNKQLEKQEKRHEVTIEFYRKELQERSKLLENQQVLTLESNKKIQRLESELEEEKQLNYSFDTSANERQNVNVQEATFTRESKDTDQQKEWEQPTEAQRKDIPEEKEEEIINEEPSTIDDKQFEEIDSEYEEREEKPPKKGFWSRLFGN, encoded by the coding sequence ATGAAGAGTGTCAAAGAACTCAGTGAAAAATTAGAAGTTAGTAAACAAACTGTATTTAATAATATAAAAAGACTGAATATAGAAACAATAAAAAAGGATAATACTTCATTCATAAAAAATGATGTTGATGTAGAAAAGATTATTCAAAGAGTAACCAAAAACAAAAAAAAATATGGGTTTGAAAGTACTAATACAAACTCAGAAAAAGTTAAAACGAGTAATCAAAAAAATGAATCTAAACATAATGTTCAAATAATTGAACTGCTTGAAAAGCAAATAGACACTTTAAATAAACAACTTGAAAAACAAGAAAAGCGTCATGAAGTGACAATAGAATTTTATAGGAAAGAATTGCAAGAAAGGTCAAAATTACTTGAAAACCAACAAGTATTAACATTAGAAAGTAACAAAAAAATACAAAGGTTGGAGTCTGAGTTAGAAGAAGAAAAACAACTTAATTATTCTTTTGATACGTCTGCTAATGAGAGACAAAATGTTAATGTACAAGAAGCAACATTTACTAGAGAGTCTAAAGATACTGATCAACAAAAAGAATGGGAACAACCTACAGAGGCGCAGCGTAAAGATATACCTGAAGAGAAAGAGGAGGAAATTATTAACGAAGAACCATCCACAATAGACGATAAACAATTCGAAGAAATAGATAGTGAATACGAAGAAAGAGAAGAAAAACCACCTAAAAAAGGTTTCTGGAGCCGATTGTTTGGTAATTAA
- the isaB gene encoding immunodominant staphylococcal antigen IsaB family protein — MKKFSKIVLASGIVLGFSVTPELFNATEAQAQETIEPYYNYDGYTAYQSGFILDKNFKESLKYDNFTINGYQIAKNPTGDNRINLYDQTLYSVSENKANGVFFSLDGKSINKNTLIQNYGKPNYYSPTSAWGEVYMYKIGNKDVRFYVDRNGYVIKGQITSE; from the coding sequence ATGAAGAAATTTTCTAAAATTGTTCTAGCTAGTGGTATTGTTTTGGGTTTCTCTGTAACGCCCGAACTATTTAATGCAACGGAAGCACAGGCACAAGAGACTATTGAACCTTATTATAATTATGATGGTTATACTGCGTATCAAAGTGGATTTATATTAGACAAAAATTTCAAAGAGTCATTGAAATACGATAATTTTACTATCAACGGCTATCAAATAGCAAAGAATCCAACCGGTGACAATCGAATAAATTTATACGATCAAACACTTTATAGTGTATCTGAGAATAAAGCTAATGGTGTTTTCTTCTCTCTCGATGGAAAATCTATTAATAAAAATACTTTAATTCAAAATTATGGTAAACCAAATTATTACTCTCCTACTTCAGCATGGGGTGAAGTATATATGTATAAAATTGGTAATAAAGATGTTCGCTTTTATGTTGATAGAAATGGATATGTGATTAAAGGTCAAATTACGAGTGAATAA
- a CDS encoding NUDIX domain-containing protein — MATYNCACLVNIEGKRIFLVRTYDNNKYYLPGGKIEDKENFDETLIRELREELSLNIEKSKISFWKSIEGPAYPNTKESVVLNCFLFSGETFDYKINNEITDANFFSIYDKDIIAPAVINVINALEKDGYV; from the coding sequence TTGGCGACTTATAATTGTGCATGTTTAGTAAACATTGAAGGAAAAAGAATTTTTTTAGTGAGAACTTATGATAATAATAAATATTATCTACCAGGAGGGAAAATCGAAGACAAAGAAAATTTTGATGAAACATTAATAAGAGAATTAAGAGAAGAACTTTCTTTAAACATTGAAAAAAGTAAAATATCATTTTGGAAATCGATAGAAGGACCGGCATATCCTAACACTAAAGAGAGTGTGGTATTAAATTGTTTTCTGTTCTCTGGTGAAACTTTTGATTATAAAATTAACAATGAAATTACTGACGCTAATTTTTTTTCGATATATGACAAAGATATAATAGCTCCAGCAGTTATAAACGTTATAAATGCTTTGGAAAAGGATGGATATGTTTAA
- a CDS encoding IS6 family transposase — MNYFRYKQFNKEVITVAVGYYLRYALSYRDISEILRERGVNVHHSTVYRWVQEYAPILYQIWKKKHKKAYYKWRIDETYIKIKGKWSYFYRAIDAEGHTLDIWLRKQRDNHAAYVFIKRLIKQFGKPQMIITDQAPSTKVAIAKVIKEFKLNPNCHCTSKYLNNLIEQNHRHIKVRKTRYQSINTAKNTLKGIECIYGLYKKNRRSLQIYGFSPCHEISHMLAS, encoded by the coding sequence ATGAACTATTTCAGATATAAACAATTTAACAAGGAAGTTATCACTGTAGCCGTTGGCTACTATCTAAGATATGCATTGAGTTATCGAGATATATCTGAAATACTAAGAGAACGTGGTGTCAACGTTCATCATTCAACGGTCTACCGTTGGGTTCAAGAATATGCTCCGATTTTGTATCAAATTTGGAAGAAAAAACATAAAAAAGCCTATTACAAATGGCGTATTGATGAGACGTATATCAAAATAAAAGGAAAATGGAGCTATTTCTATCGTGCTATTGATGCAGAGGGTCATACATTAGATATTTGGTTGCGTAAGCAACGAGATAATCATGCAGCATATGTGTTTATCAAACGTCTCATTAAACAATTTGGTAAACCTCAAATGATAATTACAGATCAAGCACCTTCAACGAAGGTCGCAATAGCTAAAGTAATTAAGGAGTTTAAACTTAACCCTAACTGTCACTGTACATCCAAATATCTGAATAACCTCATTGAGCAAAATCACCGTCATATTAAAGTAAGAAAGACAAGATATCAAAGTATCAATACGGCAAAAAATACTTTAAAGGGTATTGAATGCATTTACGGTCTATATAAAAAGAACCGCAGGTCTCTTCAGATCTACGGATTTTCGCCATGCCATGAAATCAGTCATATGTTAGCCAGTTAA
- a CDS encoding replication initiator protein A, with translation MSEHRFNIQQQYREKFYQLPKVFFTNEKYKQLSNDAKIAYALLKDRLELSIRNNWFDENGDIFFIFTNENLKNILNCHKAKLIKIKKELTEADLLEQIRCGQGKPNKLYLKNPAVTKEDIYEMKKKEENIDEPRNDAEVRKSNFKKFENQTSRSSKIKPLEVRKSNPNDTEFNDTEKERDNYNPKYQKGSSSNKTLKYICNQLNIKSTKVFENKLRNLIEQFDFEIIEYAIEYVGLKANNPKQYLITILETWLKNDVRTLQQAKNFKYGNKRTNSKEITPEWLKNPDQKQRKPMTPEEQAEFEREREAFRRQLDELWG, from the coding sequence ATGTCTGAACATAGATTTAATATCCAACAACAATATAGAGAAAAATTTTACCAACTACCAAAGGTGTTTTTTACTAACGAAAAATATAAGCAATTAAGTAATGATGCAAAAATCGCTTATGCTTTGCTAAAAGATAGATTAGAACTATCAATTAGAAATAATTGGTTTGATGAAAATGGCGATATATTTTTTATTTTCACAAATGAAAATCTAAAAAATATATTAAATTGTCATAAAGCTAAATTAATAAAAATAAAAAAGGAATTAACAGAAGCTGATCTTTTAGAACAAATAAGATGTGGGCAAGGTAAACCCAATAAATTATATTTGAAGAATCCTGCAGTTACTAAAGAAGATATTTATGAAATGAAAAAGAAAGAAGAAAACATAGACGAACCCCGTAATGACGCTGAAGTTCGAAAATCAAACTTCAAGAAGTTCGAAAATCAAACTTCAAGAAGTTCGAAAATCAAACCTCTAGAAGTTCGGAAATCAAACCCTAATGATACTGAATTTAATGATACTGAGAAAGAACGAGACAACTACAACCCAAAATATCAAAAAGGTAGTAGTAGTAATAAAACACTAAAATATATTTGTAATCAATTAAATATAAAATCAACCAAAGTATTTGAAAATAAGCTACGTAATCTTATAGAACAATTTGACTTTGAAATAATTGAATACGCTATTGAGTATGTGGGGCTTAAAGCAAATAATCCTAAACAATATTTGATTACAATTTTGGAGACATGGTTGAAAAATGATGTAAGAACATTACAACAAGCTAAAAACTTTAAATATGGTAATAAACGAACTAATTCTAAAGAAATTACGCCAGAATGGTTAAAGAATCCAGATCAAAAGCAAAGAAAACCAATGACTCCAGAAGAACAAGCAGAGTTTGAAAGGGAACGAGAAGCATTTAGACGACAGTTAGATGAGCTTTGGGGATAA
- a CDS encoding CsbD family protein, translated as MSEEKFEQAKRNIKETIGDATDNKDLKAEGKGDKVSGKAKEVVDDVKDKANDLIDKVKGDKNK; from the coding sequence ATGAGCGAAGAAAAATTCGAACAAGCAAAAAGAAATATCAAAGAGACTATTGGAGATGCTACTGATAATAAGGATTTAAAGGCAGAAGGCAAAGGAGATAAGGTTTCTGGCAAAGCAAAAGAAGTAGTAGATGATGTTAAAGACAAAGCTAATGATTTGATTGATAAAGTTAAAGGAGATAAAAATAAATAA